TGTAATTTTTTGTTATTTCTATTGTTCATTGTACTacaatgattgaagatgaatagattgaaatttttcctgcaaaaaaaatggTTGGGTAGCAACGATTAAAGAGAAAATTTCCCACACGTTGCAAATGAATGTAGGGATAGGGTTGCTACGTGTTTTATCTTCAATGGTCTGCACATAATTCGTGTTGCACTTGCGCATTTTGCAACAACGGGCATGTTGCAGGGCACGTTGCACGCCGACGTCTGATCGGTTGAATAGAAATATCAAGTTGCAGATTTCAGTAGTGGTCTATATAATTTTACTTTTTGCTATTCAGGAGTAGTAGGTTCGGAAAAGAATCTTTCGCTTGTGTCCGTGTGCGTGTCTTCTTACTTGCCAGAGTTCGCATCGGAGTAGGAGTGATCGTTTGGTACACGAAATATGTGCGCGTGAGTTGTCCCTGCGAGTCCAGGTGCCCAACCATCAACCGAGCTCTCGTGTGCCCCCATGGCAGCAACAGCGTCGACGTCCACGGCCGTCCACGTCCTGGAACCCAACCACGAACCCGGCACCGGATCCTCGGCCGAGGCGTGGAGGCCGCTGTCGTGtgctggcggcggcgaggagaacgTGCTCGACCTGGACTCCCCGTGGGCGGCGGTGGCCGAGGCGGGATCGAGGTtggaggaggcgacggcggcgggagcTGGCCTTCGCGCCGAGGAGGAGGCGGGGCAGGATGAGATACGAGACAACCTGCAGCGACAGGAGGACGAGGTCGAGTGCACTAATCTACTCACTATGTTGGAATTTGGTACTACTGACTATGTTGGAATTTGGTAGTACTACTTATTAAGTGGTTCAGAGGGATTTTTCTCCTCAGTTTTAGACAGTTGCTGGGAGGACTATACGTACACTGTGTTTGTTTTCTCACATGATACCTCGCTGCAGCTGATGGCATTGGAAGCAATATATGGGGATGACCTTGTTGTATTCGAAAGCAAAGCAGGGCTCCGCTATTTCCAGGTTTTTTGTGTTGTCGATCAGTGCTatttcatctcctcattgatgCTGATGATTTGGGTCTAACGGTTTCTCCCAAAAAAAAACTTGAATTGCAGATTTACATACGCTATGATTTGCAAGATGGTGCTGAAGTATGCGCCAAGTTTTCCTCAGATAATGAGCATGCAAAAGATGGATGTTGTCTTGATGATAGTAGAGAGCAGCATCAGGACGACGAACCAGATGACTTCTCGTACTCTTGCAGCTTCGAGCACCTGCCCCCTTTGGTATTGACATGTGTGTTTCCGCGGTCATATCCTAGCAAAGATCCCCCACATTTTGTAGTCACTGCTAAATGGATGGATGGGCCTAATGTTTCTCGACTCTGTGAGATGCTTGACATCATCTGGGCAGAGCTGCCGGGCCAAGAAGTCGTATACCAATGGGTTGAGTGGATACGTAGTTCCTCTTTGCCGCACCTCGGGTTTGACAGCAAAATAACTTTGGGTCCAGATAGTCCTACGCACAAAGGAGATAAGCGTGCAATCTCGAGAAGTCTCTCACTGGAGTCTGTAATCCCTTCCATGTTCAGTTATAGTAGTAGGAAGTGCCATCAAGTTTTTCTTGAGGATCTCCATATGTGCATGATTTGCCTTAACCAGACTAAAGGTAAGCCTTTTTGACTTTTCTAATTAAGCTTCTTATAAGAAACTGAATTAGGCTCATTAAATTTCTTCCCTGGTAAACTAACTTTAATTTTGAAACAATTAGGTTCAAATTTCATCAGACTTCCGTGCGAGCACTTGTTTTGTGTCAAGTGCATGGAGACCTTATGTAAGATGCATGTGAAGGAAGGTACTTTGTTTCAGTTGATATGCCCTGATACAAAGTGCACTGCTCCTATTCCACCGTATTTGTTAAAGAGGCTTCTCGACGAGGAAGAATTCGAACGCTGGGATAGGCTTACTCTTGAGAAAGCATTGGACTCGATGTCAGACGTGGTTCATTGTCCAAGATGTGCAATCGGTTGCTTGGAAGATGAGGATAACAATGCGCAATGCCCAAAATGTTGCTTTGTCTTCTGCTCGTTGTGCAAGGATTCACGCCATCCAGGGAAGCAGTGTCTAACTCTAGAAGAAAAGATCCGGCAGCGACAGGTAGAAACGCATCTCTTACTCCCTCTTTCCCAAAATATAAGTCATTTTTTACCTTTTACAGTCTCTAGTGCACAACTTTGACTGATTTTTCACTTATATGGCTAAAATTTTAGTAAAATGCATTTGCTATACTACTACGAAACAACTTGCGGTATGAATCCTTCAAATATACATTTGATTTGCAATCTATCATAGATCTTTGAAGAGTCTCATATGCTTTTGGCACCTCCTTGTCGTATCACTACCCTACCCGTCTAATTGGCTGCTGGATACAATTTCAAGTTACTGAATGCCTCCGACCTATTGTCCTCCATTTTATGTCAGCAGGCGACAGGCAAGATGAGCGCAAGGGAGATGGTGGAGGGACTGATGAGCATCAAGGAGCTTTACAACGATGCTAGGTCATGTCCAAAATGCAGAATGACCATCAGCAAAACTGAAGGTTGCAACAAGGTGGTGTGCATCAGTTGTGGTCAGGCATTCTGCTTCCTCTGTGGCAAGGCTATCATCGCTGGCTATGCCCATTTCAGGTAGGCCAGTCGTCTGAGATATCCAGGGTCCTTTTTGTCTAAAAAAACAGGGGatctcaagcttacttatctttaTGCATGTATGTGACAAACTGCAGTAGGAACTGTGACCTCTTTGCGGAGAAAGAAAAGGACACGATGGACTGGCGGAAGCGCCTGGAACAGCTCGAAACCGGAAACCGCATGCGAGCTCAAAGCCAACCGGTAGGCAGCACCGTGAAATGCCCGAAATGTCGTCAAAAGATTTACAAGGTAATGAAACCCTATCTTTTTCAGTCTGTAAGATCACATGAATGAGCACTGGTTTGCCTCTATTGCTTCTAACCAATGTCTGCATGCATCCAGGGCGACGATAAGTATATTTTTTGTTGGGTGTGCCAAGCCACCTATTGCACGATGTGCGGAAAGCAGGTCCAGTTTACCGGGATGCAGAGCGAGCATTGGGGGTCACCACAATGCGTGGGGATAAAGTTCTAGCATCGATCATATATGTGCTCTCATTGTTACAGTTTTGCAGATTAAATTACAGTTTTGTAGATTAAATTACAGTTTTGCAGACTAAGTTGGTACATGTTGTATATGAGATCCTGCATGGTCAATTCCCTTCGTGATAGTACTCTTTCATCTATCTTGCTATTTATCTATTTTTTGTGGCAAAAGCTTATGCGTTGGCGGCAGAGCATTTTGTGCCAATAGTTTGTACAGGGAAAACTGGCTGGTGTCCAGGGGAGCTAAAGTCCTTGTCCTTGATAGCAGAAAGTGTATGATATAATGCTTAAAAAGTGCACTAATGAAATTTATAGATGTCACGTGAATGTTATGTAAACATGCATGGGCGTCGCCCTTCTCCGGCGacaccgcggggggggggggggggggggggggtgatttctggagcgccgccgccgggtcctctccctcccccttcccaTCTCGCCGCCGGCAAAGCCCGAGCGTGCACCAGTGAGGGCGCCGGCGGCGTCTCCCTGGGCAACCTccaccctctcctcccctcctcgtTGGGGCGCGGCGGCGCGCACCAGATCTGCAAGGCCCGGTCGCGGGGAATGGCGGGCGGGGCTCTGCGGCGGCGTGGATGCCCAGGCGTGCGGTGGAGAGGAGGCGGTGTCGGACGGGGCTGGCGTGCCAGATCTGGGCGCTGCGAGCCTGCAGACCGCCGTCGTGGTCGTCCTCGGCGTGGGTGGTGCAGCACCCACTGCTCATGgtgggtgtggtggtggtggatggggCTCCCGGCGGTGGCGTCGATCCGTTTGGTGGCAGGGTTGACGGGCGGAGGTGTGGCCGGTGGTTGCGTGCTCCATCAGACCTACGGCTTGGTCCCGGCGAGCGGCGCGGGTTTAGGCAGCGGCCGGCGCGATGGCTGATCTGGTCGTGGGCTACGACGGCGCAGGGAGGTATGGTGGCCTCCCTACTGCTTGGTGTCTACACGACAGTTCGGCGGTTCCGGCTACAGCGATGGTTGCCTTCTCTACCGGCGTTGGCTCGTTTGCAGGTGGACTGTTTTGGCCTTCAATCCCTCTCCTCGGCGTCCAGGCACTACTTTTGTCGAAGGGTGGGCCCTCCCCCAGTTGCGGTTCAtcactcgtctcgcgcccggcagcaggaccgagctcgtctcgcaccGACAGCAGGATTGActtcgtctcgcgcccggcagaaGGACCGAGCCCGTCTCGCGCCCAGCggtaggaccgagctcgtctcgcatCCGGTGCCGCAGGACGGGCTCCTGTACAAGGAAACTTTATTGGCTGCTAACGATTTACCCTCAACTCTTCCTAGTGTTGTTCTTGATCTTTTGCAGGAGTATGAGGATGTGTTTCCCAAGGAGGTACCACCTGGTTTGCCACCGAAGCGGGGCATTGAGCACCAAATTGACTTGGTTGCGGGCGCCCCACTACCAAACCGACCACCATATCGAGCAaacccagaggagacgaaggaaatTCAGAGCAAGTAGAACATCTTCTTAACAGAGGGTATGTAAGGGAAAGTCTTTCTCCTTGTGTTGTTCCCATACTTTTAGTTCCAAAGAAAGATGGTACCATGCGCATGTGCACTGATTGTAGATCCGTTAACAATATAACTGTGAGATATTGGcaccctattcctaggctcgatgacatgcttgatgaacatTGTGGCTCCaccatattttccaaaattgatttgCGAAGTGGTTACCACCAAATAAGAATGAAATAGGGTgacgaatggaaaactgcatttaagacaaaatttggcttgtatgaatgattggttatgccttttggattaacaaatgcacctagtactttcatgagattgatGAATCATGTGCTTAGATCCTTCATTGGCAAGTTTgtagtggtttactttgatgacatattgatttatagcaaaactTTGGAGGATCATGTTGTACATATAAAATGTGTGCTTGCTGTCCTACGGGAGGAAAAGTTGTATGCTAACGTGGAAAAGTGCACATTTTGCACAAGCAAGGTTGTGTTTCTTGGCTTTGTTGTTTCAGCAAAAGGTGTGGAGGTCGATgaagagaagatcaaggctattagtGAGTGGATGCCTCCACAAAATGTGAGCCAAGTACGTAGCTTCCTCGGACTTGCAGGTTTCTACCGTCGGTTCGTGaaggatttcagcaccattgcagCACCAATGAATGAGTTAATGAAGAAAGACACTCCATTCCAATGGGGTGATGCCCAAGACAAGTCCTTCCAAGAACTGAAGATGAGATTGACATCAGCCCCATTGCTTTCACTTCCTGATTTTTGGTAAGACATTTgagattgaatgtgatgcaagtggtGTTGGCATTGGTGGAGTACTAATGCAAGAAGGTAAACCCATCGCCTATTTTAGTGAGAAGCTTAATGGTCCAACTCTTAATTATTCTGtctatgataaagaattgtatgcACTTGTTCGATCTTTAGAAACATGGCAGCATTACTTGTGGCCAAAAGAGTTTGTAATACATTCTGACCATGAACCTTTAAAACATCTAAAGGGCCAACTAAAACTGCCGTATACATGaaaatggagtgagttcatagaGTACTTTCCTTATATTGTCAAGTACAAGAAAGGGAAGGATAACGTTGTTGCCGATGCATTGTCTAGGCATCACATTTTACTttcccaacttgatgttaaaatccTTGGTTTAGAAAgcatcaaagaattgtatgctacCGACTCATACTTTGCTGAACCATTTTCAAAGTGTAACAAGGGAAAAGGATGGGAGAAGTTTCACTTGCATGATGGATTTCTATTtcgagctaacaaattgtgcatcccAGATTGTTCTGTTCgtttgttgctcttgcaggaggctcgCGCTAGTggtctcatgggacattttggagccAAGAAAAGTGAAAGTGTGCTCATTGATCACTTCTTTTGGCCGCGCATGAGACATGACGTGGAACGCTACGTGATGAGATGCGAGatttgtcacaaagctaagtcccgcttgaatcctcatggtttatatactcCTCTATATATCTATCCTGAATACTCCGTGGGAAGATATTTCTATGGATTTTGTTCTTGGTTTACCACGGACCAAGAGGGGGACTGACTCGGTGTATGTGGTAGTTGATCGTTTTagcaaaatggcacattttatcccatgtcataagagcgatgatgcttcacacattgctgaTCTGTTTTTCAGGGAAGTTGTGCGGCTACATGGAGTACCACGCACGATTGTGTCAGACCGTGACACCAAATTtctgagctacttttggaagaccttgtgggGAAAACTCGGCACCAAGCTCCTATTTTCCACGACATGCCACCCAcaaactgatggacagactgaagttGTCAACCGGACGTTGTCCATGATGCTGTGAGCAGTCCTGAAGAAGAATTTTAAGATGTGGGAAGATTGCCTACCTCATGTGGAGTTCGCGTATAACAGGGCGGTACATTCGACCACTAAATTTTGCCCATTTGAACTTGTTTATGGCTTCAAACCTATTGCTCCCATCGATCTTTTGCCTTTGCCACTGCAGGAACGAACTAGCCTTGATGCCAGTAAGCGTGCTGATTTCATCAAGAAACTTCATGCCCAGGCAAAGGAGAACATTGAGAAAATGACTGAACACTATGTGAAGCGGGTAAACAAGACCAGGAAGAAGCTGGTGTTCGAGCAAGGCGATTTGGTATGGGTACACCTTCGGAAGGACCGTTTTCCTGAGCAACGCAAGTGCAAGTTGCAGCCACGCGGTGATGGACCATTTGCAGTACTCGAGCGAATcaacgacaatgcttacaagatcgatcttccAGAAGAATATGGTGTTAGCCCACCCTTCAATGTCTCCGATCTTTCCCCATACTTTGGGCCTTTAGAGTCGAGGACGAATCCTTCTCAAGAGGGGAAGGATGATGAGAACATCCCAACCATGGGCACCACACCACCAACCATCaacggtccaatcacaagaagtcgcgcaatgcaaatacatgatcaggtGAACTCTAACCTAAGTCtatcatttgaccttgaaaacatggttgtgccttcacctcctttgttgttggttgaactcaggtgcgatgtcgaagaaggccaaacacatttcagtccgtgcacaacaatgttttatggcgaggaaacaaagttaggaattcatgaagaatgagttgtctgctgaagaaacattgttccGATTCTGACGAAACAATGTTTTGCACGAGTTTGGATATCCCGACTTGCGAAAGGTTTCCAGAAATCGAGTTTTCTgctgaaggaaacattgttcgaccccaatgaacaatgtttggtcgggaaCTGCCAACCACCCCCAACGAGAGTTTTCCAGAAGCTACATCATTAAGTCTTGAAGCCATTTAGTCAAACAAAGCTGGTTCACTTTCACACCTAAGCTGGTTCCAGAAGCTAGTTCTCTTTCACACCTATCCAGGGGGTTGTCCAgattataaataggctagctcttcccttcgtTGGGGACTTTTTGCCATTTCTAGcaaagaccaaagacatagactcctcctgagattggagagctcttgttatccttattctcgtgattccttgagaaattgctcctaattcgtgctccacgactagatcgtgttgtgtgaattagagttcgtggtttcccttgcggattgcacctatcCCATACTCCATGACTTGAgcgtggttgtgtggggtagtattgcgggttgtggatcggcgaatgttcggattgcaagcttcggtgagcctcctcctcgtcgggtcataatctattattttccattttccggctgcttgcagctagttatccccatccatTTATCGATCCTACGCCGTGAAGATCGGACCTCCCCTTGTACTCCCTCTTCTTCGAAGACGAGGTCGCATCAGCAGGGGTGCAAAAGGCGGGTCTTTTCCGCTCGTATCTTTGGTTGGGGCAGCGGCAGGGCTCGGGTGAGATGGTGTCatggtcttggatgccggggcagcGACCCTGGTGGTGGATCCgaggtgctcatgggcagagcccgtggctCGGTGCTACCCGGTGCCAcggccgtgtgggcggcatggtaGCCGAGGTGTGGCATGCGGTAGCGATGAGTGTGGCCGGGGTGAAAAGCTGATCTATCTTCAGATGGACCGGCAACGacgaagctcgttcccttcttgaaggcatcgtcgtggcTCTCATCACCCGTCGTGTTGCTCCAAGGGAAACTCTGATCcacggatcgggcggtggcggcgctccaatgtcgtatccttcctgaaggcactGCCTTAGAGCCCACGGTTTGTCTTATGTGGCTGCATTCCTATGcggtggctgaaggaaatatgccctagaggcaataataaagttgttactttatatttccttatatcatgataaatgtttattattcatgctagaaatgtattaaccggaaacttgatacatgtgtgaatacatagacaaaacaaagtgtccctagtatgcctctacttgactagctcgttaatcaaagatggttaagtttcctaaccatagacatgtgttgtcatttgatgaacgggatcatatcattgggagaatgatgtgatggacaagacccatccattagcttagcataatgattgttaagttttattgctattgctttcttcatgacttatacatattcctctgactacgagattatgcaactcccgaataccagaggaacaccttgtgtgttatcaaatgtcacaacgtaactgggttattataaagatgctctacaggtgtctccaaaggtgtttgttgggttggcatagatcaagattaggatttttcactctgagtattggagaggtatctctgggccctctcggtaatgcacatcactataagccttgcaagcaatgtgactactgagttagttacgggatgatgaattacggaacgagtaaagagactcgccggtaacgagattgaactaggtatgatgataccgacgatcgaatctcggccaagtaacataccgatgacaaagggaataacgtatgttgttattgcggtttgatcgataaagatcttcgtagaatatgtaggaaccaatatgagcatccatgttccgctattggttattgacagaagATGTGTCTcactcatgtctacatagttctcaaacccgtagggtccgcacgcttaacgttccatgacgatttgtattatgagttatgtgttttggtgaccgaagtttgtttggagtcccgaatgagatcacggacatgacgaggagtctcgaatggtcgagaggtaaagattgatatattggaaggttatatatggacaccggaatggttctgaagaggttcggggatttatcggagtactgggaggttaccagaacccccgggaaagttagtgggcctcatgggccatagtggggaggaggaggcaggacACGGGAGGtggcgccctgatacgtctccaacgtatctataatttttgattgctccatgctatattatcttctgttttggacattattgggctttattattcacttttatattatttttgggactaacctattaaccggaggcccaacccagaattgttgtttttttgccaccatagccctccgatgaagtgtgagtagtttacctcagaccttcgggtccatagttattagctagatggcttcttctctctttttggatctcaatacaatgttctccccctctcttgtggagatctgttcgatgtaatcttcttttgcggtgtgtttgttgagaccgatgaattgtgggtttatgatcaagtttatctatgaacaatatttcaatcttctgaattcttatgtatgattggttatctttgcaagtctcttcgaattatcagtttggtttggcctactagattgatctttcttgcaatgggagaagtgcttagctttgggttcaatcttgcggtgtcctttcccagtgacagtaggggcaacaaggcacgtatagtattgttgccatcgaggataacaagatggggtttttatcatattgcatgaatttatccctctacatcatgtcatcttgcttaaagcgttactctgttcttatgaacttaatactctagatgcatgttggatagcggtcgatgtgtggagtaatagtagtagatgcaggcaggagtcggtctacttgtctcggacgtgatgcctatgtacatgatcatacctagatattctcataactatgctcaattctgtcaattgctcaacggtaatttgttcacccaccataaaatacttatgctcatgagagaagccactagtgaaacctatggcccccgggtctatcttcatcatattaatcttcccacacttagttatttccgttgccttttactttgcttttattttactttgcatctttatcataaaaataccaaaaatattatcctatcatatctatcagatctcactctcgtaagtgaccgtgtagggattgacaaccccttatcgcgttggttgcgaggatttatctgttttgtgtaggtgcgagggacttgcgtgtagcctcctactggattgataccttggttctcaaaaactgagggaaatacttacgctactttgctgcatcaccctttcctcttcaagagaaaaccaacgcagtgctcaagaggtagcaagaaggatttctggcgccgttgctggggagtctacgcaaaagtcaacataccaagtacccatcacaaacccttatctcccgcattacattatttgccatttgcctctcgtttttctctcccccacttcacccttgccgttttattcgccctttttctgttcgtcttttcatttgccttgatgtctttcttggctcgtttgctcgcttggttgaaatagttgagt
This region of Triticum aestivum cultivar Chinese Spring chromosome 2D, IWGSC CS RefSeq v2.1, whole genome shotgun sequence genomic DNA includes:
- the LOC123049956 gene encoding E3 ubiquitin-protein ligase RNF14 isoform X1 codes for the protein MAATASTSTAVHVLEPNHEPGTGSSAEAWRPLSCAGGGEENVLDLDSPWAAVAEAGSRLEEATAAGAGLRAEEEAGQDEIRDNLQRQEDELMALEAIYGDDLVVFESKAGLRYFQIYIRYDLQDGAEVCAKFSSDNEHAKDGCCLDDSREQHQDDEPDDFSYSCSFEHLPPLVLTCVFPRSYPSKDPPHFVVTAKWMDGPNVSRLCEMLDIIWAELPGQEVVYQWVEWIRSSSLPHLGFDSKITLGPDSPTHKGDKRAISRSLSLESVIPSMFSYSSRKCHQVFLEDLHMCMICLNQTKGSNFIRLPCEHLFCVKCMETLCKMHVKEGTLFQLICPDTKCTAPIPPYLLKRLLDEEEFERWDRLTLEKALDSMSDVVHCPRCAIGCLEDEDNNAQCPKCCFVFCSLCKDSRHPGKQCLTLEEKIRQRQQATGKMSAREMVEGLMSIKELYNDARSCPKCRMTISKTEGCNKVVCISCGQAFCFLCGKAIIAGYAHFSRNCDLFAEKEKDTMDWRKRLEQLETGNRMRAQSQPVGSTVKCPKCRQKIYKGDDKYIFCWVCQATYCTMCGKQVQFTGMQSEHWGSPQCVGIKF
- the LOC123049956 gene encoding E3 ubiquitin-protein ligase RNF14 isoform X2 gives rise to the protein MAATASTSTAVHVLEPNHEPGTGSSAEAWRPLSCAGGGEENVLDLDSPWAAVAEAGSRLEEATAAGAGLRAEEEAGQDEIRDNLQRQEDELMALEAIYGDDLVVFESKAGLRYFQIYIRYDLQDGAEVCAKFSSDNEHAKDGCCLDDSREQHQDDEPDDFSYSCSFEHLPPLVLTCVFPRSYPSKDPPHFVVTAKWMDGPNVSRLCEMLDIIWAELPGQEVVYQWVEWIRSSSLPHLGFDSKITLGPDSPTHKGDKRAISRSLSLESVIPSMFSYSSRKCHQVFLEDLHMCMICLNQTKGSNFIRLPCEHLFCVKCMETLCKMHVKEGTLFQLICPDTKCTAPIPPYLLKRLLDEEEFERWDRLTLEKALDSMSDVVHCPRCAIGCLEDEDNNAQCPKCCFVFCSLCKDSRHPGKQCLTLEEKIRQRQATGKMSAREMVEGLMSIKELYNDARSCPKCRMTISKTEGCNKVVCISCGQAFCFLCGKAIIAGYAHFSRNCDLFAEKEKDTMDWRKRLEQLETGNRMRAQSQPVGSTVKCPKCRQKIYKGDDKYIFCWVCQATYCTMCGKQVQFTGMQSEHWGSPQCVGIKF